Proteins from one Sabethes cyaneus chromosome 2, idSabCyanKW18_F2, whole genome shotgun sequence genomic window:
- the LOC128733402 gene encoding putative polypeptide N-acetylgalactosaminyltransferase 9 has translation MSPRKLLASSRQISRHLLVLVAVVLVVCILGYLNNGKNAHGGQSAQLLLREQLARLLSESTTTTKNPNEWTPPGDLGYAVKLGSTEESIGKMVKLGYDSQGLNQYISDLIPVKRRLPDIRDPWCKEPGRYLEDLPEASIVIVFYNEAWSVLVRTVHSILDRSPEKLIKEIVLVDDYSYLPHLKTQLEEYFITYPKVRIIRAEERLGLMRARLLGARSATAEVLTFLDAHVECIEGWLEALLDPVARNWTTIAIPTIDWIDEHDMHLRSENAPAFYGAYDWDLNFGWWGRWSRKNKPENKLEPFETPAMSGGLFAVTRRFFEHVGWYDEGFEIYGVENIELSIKSWMCGGKMVTVPCSRVAHIQKTGHPYMQQTSKDVIRANSLRLAEVWMDEYKHVIYDIYGIPKYPVDEAGELCSRRQIRKQANCKTFRYYVENAFPEMHNPMVVGAFRGEMKNKAIGNGTCLEYVKEEASLRMAPCDHQERNQFWTHNYYRELNSRRNCIDYTGSGKVLVFGCHRARGNQEWENVNATGQFRSIKHNKCLAVNLEDYKTLKMEDCDAKRDAQMWLVNLIKLDVSIFSNP, from the exons ATGTCACCACGGAAACTTCTAGCGTCGTCCCGACAGATTTCACGGCACTTGCTGGTGCTGGTGGCCGTCGTGTTGGTCGTTTGCATCTTAGGCTATCTCAACAACGGAAAGAATGCCCACGGCGGTCAAAGTGCGCAGCTCTTGCTGCGAGAACAGCTGGCAAGGCTGCTTTCGGAATCGACGACTACGACGAAAAATCCCAACGAATGGACACCGCCGGGCGATCTCGGATATGCAGTGAAGCTGGGTTCCACGGAAGAATCGATCGGTAAAATGGTTAAACTCGGTTACGACAGTCAGGGTCTGAATCAGTACATTTCGGACCTGATTCCGGTGAAGAGAAGACTGCCGGACATTCGAGACCCTTGGTGTAAAGAGCCCGGAAGGTACCTCGAGGATTTACCGGAGGCTTCAATcgttattgtgttctacaacGAAGCATGGTCGGTGCTAGTGCGAACGGTTCACTCCATTCTGGACCGTTCCCCGGAAAAGCTGATCAAAGAGATTGTTCTGGTGGATGATTACTCCTATCTTC CTCATTTGAAAACCCAACTGGAGGAATATTTTATAACCTACCCAAAGGTTCGGATCATTCGTGCCGAGGAACGATTGGGATTAATGCGAGCCCGTTTGCTGGGGGCGCGCAGCGCCACTGCAGAAGTGCTCACCTTTCTGGATGCCCATGTCGAGTGTATTGAAGGATGGTTGGAGGCCCTGCTGGATCCGGTAGCTCGCAACTGGACCACCATCGCCATACCGACGATCGACTGGATCGATGAACATGATATGCACCTACGGTCGGAAAATGCGCCGGCATTCTACGGAGCGTACGACTGGGATCTGAACTTTGGCTGGTGGGGCCGCTGGTCCCGGAAGAACAAACCCGAAAACAAGTTGGAACCATTTGAAACTCCTGCCATGTCCGGAGGGCTGTTTGCCGTCACCAGGAGGTTCTTCGAGCATGTCGGTTGGTACGATGAGGGCTTTGAAATCTACGGCGTGGAAAATATTGAACTTTCGATCAAAAGCTGGATGTGTGGTGGCAAGATGGTAACCGTTCCCTGCTCTCGAGTGGCTCACATCCAGAAGACCGGCCACCCGTACATGCAGCAAACATCGAAGGACGTGATTCGCGCCAACTCGCTGCGATTGGCGGAAGTTTGGATGGACGAATATAAGCACGTAATTTACGATATCTACGGGATTCCCAAATATCCAGTTGATGAAGCTGGCGAGCTGTGCTCGCGGAGACAAATTCGAAAGCAAGCGAATTGTAAAACTTTCCGCTACTACGTGGAGAATGCTTTCCCCGAGATGCATAATCCGATGGTTGTGGGAGCCTTCCGGGGAGAG ATGAAAAACAAAGCAATCGGCAACGGAACCTGCTTGGAGTACGTAAAGGAGGAAGCATCACTGCGCATGGCACCCTGCGATCACCAGGAGCGCAACCAATTTTGGACCCACAACTACTACCGGGAGCTGAACAGTAGGCGGAACTGTATCGACTACACGGGCAGCGGCAAGGTGCTGGTGTTCGGTTGTCATCGGGCGCGCGGTAACCAGGAGTGGGAAAACGTCAACGCCACCGGCCAGTTCCGCAGCATCAAGCACAACAAGTGCTTGGCCGTTAACCTGGAAGACTACAAAACGCTAAAGATGGAAGACTGCGATGCCAAGCGGGACGCCCAGATGTGGTTGGTGAACTTGATCAAGCtggacgtgtcgattttttccaACCCGTGA
- the LOC128738469 gene encoding putative polypeptide N-acetylgalactosaminyltransferase 9: MIRAFNKKWIVGALLVIVAVLSVVTLFGSSWEIADFQDIIRARHMRYFKYASNGTEPLVQPSRLSDLETVTDFSYILQTLDPRLPTPPGDMGAAVTLGVTNEQIAAIVREGFDTQGLNQYLSDLMSVRRRLPETRDKWCQEPGRFLPNLPETSIVIVFYNEAWSVLVRTVHSILDRSPPNLVKEIILVDDCSYLPHTKTQLDDYFRSMRKVRVLRATERQGLIRARLMGAKNTTAQIITFLDAHVECTVGWLEALLDSVARDWRTIAIPTIDWIDEHDMHLRTENAPSYYGAYDWDLNFGWWGRWSRVHQPNNKLEPFDTPAMAGGLFSINRTFFELLGWYDEGFDIYGIENIELSMKSWICGGRMVTVPCSRVAHIQKTGHPYLAETKKDVVRANSLRLAEVWMDEYKQVIFDIYGLPKYPEDELGDVSSRKEVRRKANCKTFRYYVETAFPEMHNPLVKGAFHGEFKNKALGNDSCLEYQTSSNSIAMATCDHKQTNQYWTHNYYQELNSYKHCLDYTGNTLGVFGCHRSRQNQAWQYVVETGQFKSVKHGGCLAVNTNDNKTLLMEPCDEKRDSQKWLVTLVDLDVSFFGQTPK; encoded by the exons ATGATTCGG GCGTTCAATAAGAAATGGATCGTTGGAGCGTTGCTGGTGATTGTGGCCGTCCTGAGTGTGGTCACCCTGTTCGGGTCCAGTTGGGAGATTGCTGACTTTCAGGACATTATTCGGGCACGGCATATGAGGTACTTCAAGTATGCATCGAATGGGACGGAACCGTTGGTTCAGCCTAGCAGGCTCAGCGACTTGGAGACCGTTACGGATTTTTCCTACATTTTACAAACCCTCGATCCGAGGCTGCCCACTCCACCTGGTGACATGGGAGCAGCCGTGACGCTGGGTGTTACGAACGAGCAGATAGCGGCCATTGTGCGGGAAGGTTTCGACACCCAGGGTTTGAATCAGTATCTTTCAGATTTAATGTCCGTTCGGAGACGACTTCCCGAAACACGTGACAAGTGGTGTCAAGAGCCGGGCCGATTCCTGCCGAATCTACCGGAAACGTCCATTGTGATTGTGTTTTACAATGAGGCTTGGTCTGTGTTGGTCCGAACGGTTCACTCCATCTTGGATCGATCCCCACCAAATTTGGTGAAGGAAATTATCCTGGTGGATGATTGCTCCTACCTAC CGCATACCAAAACCCAGCTGGATGACTACTTTCGGTCGATGCGGAAGGTGCGTGTTTTGCGAGCCACCGAGCGACAAGGACTGATACGAGCCCGACTGATGGGAGCGAAGAACACAACGGCCCAAATCATCACGTTCCTCGATGCCCACGTTGAGTGCACAGTTG GTTGGTTAGAGGCTTTGCTGGATTCGGTGGCACGGGACTGGCGAACGATTGCGATTCCGACGATCGATTGGATCGACGAGCACGATATGCATTTGCGAACGGAGAATGCCCCGTCCTACTATGGTGCGTACGATTGGGATCTGAACTTCGGCTGGTGGGGCCGCTGGAGCCGTGTGCACCAGCCGAACAACAAACTGGAACCGTTCGATACGCCCGCGATGGCAGGAGGTTTGTTTTCGATCAATCGAACCTTTTTCGAGCTGCTCGGGTGGTACGACGAGGGCTTCGATATCTACGGCATCGAAAACATCGAACTGTCGATGAAAAGTTGGATCTGCGGTGGCCGAATGGTGACGGTTCCCTGTTCCAGGGTGGCTCACATTCAGAAAACTGGTCATCCGTACTTGGCCGAAACGAAGAAAGATGTTGTGAGGGCAAATTCGTTGCGACTGGCTGAGGTTTGGATGGATGAGTACAAACAGGTCATTTTCGACATCTACGGTCTTCCGAAGTATCCGGAGGATGAGTTGGGTGACGTTTCTAGCAGGAAGGAAGTTAGACGGAAAGCCAACTGCAAAACGTTCCGCTACTATGTCGAAACCGCCTTTCCGGAAATGCATAATCCACTCGTAAAAGGTGCTTTCCATGGAGAG TTCAAAAACAAAGCACTGGGAAACGATTCATGCTTGGAGTACCAAACGAGCAGCAACTCGATAGCCATGGCCACCTGCGATCACAAGCAAACCAATCAGTACTGGACGCACAACTACTATCAGGAGCTGAACAGCTACAAGCACTGTCTGGACTACACCGGAAACACCCTCGGAGTGTTCGGTTGCCATCGATCCCGGCAGAATCAAGCCTGGCAGTACGTGGTGGAAACGGGACAGTTTAAAAGCGTCAAACATGGCGGATGCCTGGCGGTGAACACGAACGATAACAAAACCCTCCTGATGGAGCCGTGTGATGAAAAGCGAGATTCGCAGAAGTGGCTCGTTACGCTCGTAGACTTGGATGTGTCATTCTTTGGACAAACTCCTAAGTAG